Proteins from one Planctomyces sp. SH-PL62 genomic window:
- a CDS encoding sn-glycerol-1-phosphate dehydrogenase, which translates to MTSPSAGSDAPLLDKALRAARDTRRLAIGEGSRHEAPALFEAAFGRRPAVIVADPHTLEAAGREVLAAFHREGLSCAEPFVFGEDVYADIEDVERLEAAIRDVEAIPVAVGSGTINDLTKLAAHRLGRPYMAVATAASMDGYTAFGASITDRGSKQTFNCPAPRAVVADLEVIAKAPPGMNASGYADLLAKNVAGADWILADAAGVEPIDLDVWETVHGRLRTWIENPTGVARNDPEALRGLVAGLMMSGFAMQAHKTSRPASGADHQFSHLWDMQHHTFDGAAPSHGFKVGIGTLASLALHQELLARDLENVDVERAVAAWPTLEIEERRIAELFGPGELAAKAVEETRAKHPSPEALRDQLDRLRKAWPEVRERLARHLIPFDEVRARLRLAGCPDRPEAIGISRERLRVSYEQATFIRRRFTVLDVARRFGVFGESLDVVFRPHGPLADATPAQVKMQ; encoded by the coding sequence ATGACCTCCCCTTCCGCCGGATCGGACGCCCCGCTCCTCGACAAGGCCCTGCGCGCCGCTCGCGACACGCGACGGCTCGCGATCGGCGAGGGCTCCCGCCACGAGGCCCCCGCGCTCTTCGAAGCGGCCTTCGGTCGGCGACCGGCCGTGATCGTGGCCGACCCCCACACCCTCGAAGCCGCCGGCCGCGAAGTCCTCGCCGCCTTTCATCGCGAAGGTCTCTCCTGCGCGGAGCCGTTCGTCTTTGGGGAGGACGTCTACGCCGACATCGAAGACGTGGAACGCCTGGAAGCCGCGATCCGGGACGTCGAGGCGATCCCGGTGGCCGTCGGCTCGGGGACGATCAACGACCTGACGAAGCTCGCCGCGCATCGCCTGGGACGTCCCTACATGGCCGTCGCGACGGCCGCCTCGATGGACGGCTACACCGCCTTCGGCGCGTCGATCACGGATCGGGGGTCGAAACAGACCTTCAACTGCCCCGCCCCCCGCGCCGTCGTCGCCGACCTCGAAGTGATCGCGAAGGCCCCGCCCGGCATGAACGCCTCGGGCTATGCCGACCTCCTGGCGAAGAACGTCGCCGGGGCCGACTGGATCCTGGCCGACGCCGCCGGGGTGGAACCGATCGACCTGGACGTCTGGGAGACCGTCCACGGCCGCCTCAGGACCTGGATCGAGAACCCGACGGGCGTCGCGCGCAACGACCCCGAGGCGCTCCGCGGCCTGGTCGCCGGCCTGATGATGAGCGGGTTCGCCATGCAGGCCCACAAGACCAGTCGCCCGGCGTCAGGGGCCGACCACCAGTTCAGCCACCTCTGGGACATGCAGCACCATACGTTCGACGGGGCGGCCCCCTCGCACGGCTTCAAGGTCGGGATCGGCACGCTGGCCTCCCTGGCCTTGCATCAAGAGCTGCTCGCCCGCGACCTGGAAAACGTCGACGTCGAACGCGCAGTCGCCGCGTGGCCGACCCTCGAGATCGAGGAACGCCGGATCGCCGAGTTGTTCGGCCCCGGCGAACTCGCCGCGAAGGCCGTCGAGGAGACCCGAGCCAAGCATCCCTCGCCCGAAGCCTTGCGCGATCAACTCGATCGGCTGCGCAAAGCCTGGCCCGAGGTCCGCGAGCGCCTCGCCCGCCACCTGATCCCGTTCGACGAGGTCCGCGCCCGGCTCCGGCTGGCCGGCTGTCCCGATCGCCCCGAGGCCATCGGCATCTCGCGCGAGCGTCTCCGCGTCTCTTACGAGCAGGCGACGTTCATCCGCCGCCGGTTCACCGTGCTGGACGTCGCCCGTCGGTTCGGCGTCTTCGGGGAGTCGCTCGACGTCGTCTTCCGGCCTCACGGCCCGCTCGCCGACGCGACGCCCGCTCAGGTGAAGATGCAGTAG
- the ispE gene encoding 4-(cytidine 5'-diphospho)-2-C-methyl-D-erythritol kinase, translating into MILRSIAGGVEVLAPAKLNLFLEVAGRRPDGYHEIESLMVEVDLFDRLTFREEEGGAIALTCDDPSLPVDGRNLVVRAAELLRSESGCRSGARIDLKKSIPAQAGLAGGSSDAAATLAALDRLWNLGTPPGRLAELAGRIGSDVAFFLQGPSAVCRGRGERVEAVSLPIPLHFVLIAPEVGLSTADVYQRLKPPEQSRSIVPALAALAAGDPVDLGRSLFNRLQPVAESIRPELAAVRDALADLGPLLCGSLMSGSGSAYFGLVRDSAAAERAAHALNPLGLGSVRVVTCGP; encoded by the coding sequence ATGATTCTCCGTTCGATCGCCGGCGGCGTGGAGGTCCTCGCGCCGGCGAAGTTGAATTTGTTCCTGGAGGTGGCGGGGCGAAGGCCCGACGGCTACCACGAGATCGAATCGCTGATGGTCGAGGTCGACCTGTTCGACCGGCTGACCTTCCGCGAGGAGGAGGGCGGGGCGATCGCGCTGACGTGCGACGACCCGAGCCTGCCGGTCGACGGCCGGAATCTCGTGGTGCGTGCGGCCGAGCTCCTGCGGTCGGAATCGGGCTGTCGGTCGGGGGCGCGGATCGACTTGAAGAAGTCGATCCCGGCCCAGGCGGGCCTGGCCGGCGGGTCGAGCGACGCGGCGGCGACGCTGGCGGCGCTGGATCGCCTCTGGAATCTGGGGACGCCCCCGGGACGGCTCGCCGAATTGGCGGGACGGATCGGCAGCGACGTGGCTTTCTTCCTGCAAGGTCCCTCGGCGGTCTGCCGCGGTCGGGGCGAGCGTGTGGAAGCCGTGTCCCTGCCTATCCCCCTGCACTTCGTCCTGATCGCCCCCGAAGTCGGCCTGAGCACGGCCGACGTGTATCAACGCTTGAAACCGCCCGAACAGTCCAGGTCGATCGTGCCGGCCCTCGCCGCCTTGGCGGCCGGGGATCCGGTGGATCTGGGGCGGAGCCTCTTCAACCGTCTGCAACCCGTCGCCGAGTCGATCCGCCCGGAGCTTGCCGCCGTGCGGGACGCCTTGGCGGATCTGGGCCCGCTGCTGTGCGGGTCCCTGATGAGTGGCAGCGGTTCTGCTTATTTCGGACTCGTGCGCGATTCCGCCGCGGCGGAACGCGCCGCGCACGCCCTCAACCCGCTCGGACTAGGATCGGTCCGGGTCGTGACCTGCGGCCCCTGA
- a CDS encoding SpoVG family protein, which translates to MEITEVRIKLMEDNSGSNERLQAFCSITFDDMFVIRDLKIIEGAKGFFVAMPSRKLTDRCHNCGTKNHLRSRFCNHCGCRLDESRALRDADGRAKLHADIAHPINSMCREKIQAAVLASYAEELERAKMPGYVSRYDDYETDDYDVPYEAGAPAAHVGEPPLRRGPLRGHTQHVRGGQSILRGPHVAHRKEAAPEGIASDHHRGDGAFGNGI; encoded by the coding sequence GTGGAGATCACCGAAGTTCGCATCAAGCTCATGGAAGACAACTCGGGGAGCAACGAGCGCTTGCAGGCCTTCTGCAGCATCACGTTCGACGACATGTTCGTCATCCGGGACCTCAAGATCATCGAGGGCGCCAAGGGCTTCTTCGTCGCGATGCCGTCACGCAAGCTGACCGATCGCTGTCACAACTGCGGCACCAAGAACCACCTGCGCAGCCGCTTCTGCAACCACTGCGGATGCCGGCTGGACGAGAGCCGCGCCCTCCGCGACGCGGACGGCCGAGCCAAGCTGCACGCCGACATCGCCCACCCGATCAACTCGATGTGCCGCGAGAAGATCCAGGCCGCCGTGCTCGCCTCCTACGCCGAGGAGCTCGAACGCGCCAAGATGCCGGGCTACGTCTCGCGCTACGACGACTACGAGACCGACGACTACGACGTCCCGTACGAGGCCGGCGCCCCCGCCGCCCACGTCGGCGAGCCGCCGCTTCGTCGCGGCCCCCTTCGCGGCCACACCCAGCACGTCCGGGGCGGCCAGTCGATCCTCCGCGGCCCCCACGTCGCCCACCGCAAGGAAGCCGCCCCCGAAGGCATCGCTTCCGACCACCATCGCGGCGACGGGGCGTTCGGCAACGGGATCTGA
- a CDS encoding alpha/beta hydrolase, with the protein MAELADVTLAEDAGDRSNASPSARPPTLRARLYRLARRVLLMMGLVFVGFFASLYALQASVIFPGASSQGRPEAVVRAGPGEELVRLATEGGEVVALFGAAQTADGRPAPDATTRPALVFFYGNAMCLAYSSVELDRFRRLGLNVIIPDYLGYGMSGGKPSEIGCRQTAQACHRFLKSRGFPTDGIFAGGWSLGGAVAIDLASREEVAGLFAFSTFTSVLDMSRSFFPIAPPAAFFKDKFDSLAKIRTLTCPILLGHGRRDPLVPFAMFERLSKAAKEPPATLVLDQAEHNDFLDLGGRRLDQAVLDLVAGAGMR; encoded by the coding sequence ATGGCCGAACTCGCGGACGTGACCCTTGCCGAGGACGCTGGCGATCGGTCGAACGCCTCTCCTTCCGCGCGCCCGCCGACGCTCAGGGCGCGACTGTACCGCCTGGCGCGGCGGGTCCTCTTGATGATGGGGCTGGTCTTCGTGGGTTTCTTCGCATCGCTGTATGCGCTCCAGGCGAGCGTGATCTTCCCCGGCGCCTCGTCCCAGGGTAGGCCCGAGGCCGTCGTCCGCGCCGGTCCCGGCGAGGAGCTGGTCAGGCTGGCGACCGAAGGGGGCGAGGTCGTCGCCCTGTTCGGCGCGGCCCAGACCGCCGACGGCCGACCGGCGCCCGACGCGACGACTCGCCCGGCGCTCGTCTTCTTCTATGGCAACGCGATGTGCCTGGCCTATTCGTCGGTCGAGCTGGATCGCTTCCGGCGGCTGGGGCTGAACGTCATCATCCCCGACTACCTCGGCTACGGGATGAGCGGCGGCAAGCCGTCGGAGATCGGCTGCCGCCAGACGGCCCAGGCCTGCCACCGGTTCTTGAAATCACGCGGATTCCCGACCGACGGGATCTTCGCCGGCGGCTGGTCGCTGGGAGGGGCCGTGGCGATCGACCTGGCCTCTCGCGAGGAGGTGGCGGGCCTCTTCGCGTTCAGCACGTTCACGAGCGTCCTCGACATGTCCCGGTCGTTCTTCCCGATCGCGCCCCCGGCCGCCTTCTTCAAGGACAAGTTCGACAGCCTGGCCAAGATCCGCACGTTGACGTGCCCCATCCTCCTGGGACACGGCCGGCGCGACCCGCTGGTCCCGTTCGCCATGTTCGAACGGCTGTCGAAGGCGGCCAAGGAGCCGCCCGCGACGCTGGTGCTCGATCAGGCCGAGCACAACGACTTCCTCGACCTGGGCGGGCGTCGGCTGGACCAGGCCGTCCTGGACCTGGTCGCCGGGGCGGGGATGCGCTGA
- the purQ gene encoding phosphoribosylformylglycinamidine synthase I, which produces MATPRVIVLRAPGTNCDEETAEAWNLAGASAESWHVGRLLEEPRTLDLFQILTIPGGFSYGDDLGAGRILATHLARGLGDALRRFHDRGGLILGVCNGFQVLVRCGLLPGPDVASPATLAHNLSGRFESRWVTLLPRPGVSPFVSFSEPLDLPVAHGEGRFLLSDPKALDALDDAGRVVLKYADDRNEPTQDFPANPNGSSLAAAGVCDATGRIFGLMPHPERFVSPLHHPRWTRLGDKLGPEGHGLKVFRGAIAALA; this is translated from the coding sequence ATGGCCACGCCTCGCGTGATTGTGCTGCGGGCGCCCGGGACCAACTGCGACGAGGAGACGGCCGAGGCCTGGAACCTCGCCGGCGCCAGCGCCGAGTCCTGGCACGTCGGCCGCTTGCTGGAAGAGCCCCGGACGCTCGACCTGTTCCAGATCCTGACCATCCCCGGCGGCTTCTCCTACGGCGACGACCTCGGCGCCGGCCGCATCCTGGCGACCCATCTGGCCCGAGGCCTGGGAGACGCCCTGCGGCGGTTCCACGACCGCGGCGGCCTGATCCTGGGCGTCTGCAACGGCTTCCAGGTCCTCGTCCGCTGCGGTCTCCTCCCCGGCCCCGACGTCGCCTCCCCCGCCACCCTCGCCCACAACCTCTCGGGGCGGTTCGAGTCCCGCTGGGTCACGCTCCTGCCGCGCCCGGGGGTCTCGCCGTTCGTCTCGTTCTCGGAACCGCTGGACCTCCCCGTCGCCCACGGCGAAGGCCGATTCCTGCTCTCCGATCCCAAGGCGCTCGACGCCCTCGACGACGCCGGGCGCGTCGTCCTGAAATACGCCGACGACCGCAACGAGCCGACCCAGGATTTCCCGGCGAACCCCAACGGGTCCTCCCTGGCCGCCGCGGGGGTCTGCGACGCCACCGGCCGCATCTTCGGCCTCATGCCCCACCCCGAGCGGTTCGTCTCCCCGCTCCACCACCCCCGATGGACCCGCCTCGGCGACAAGCTCGGCCCGGAAGGCCACGGCCTGAAGGTGTTCCGAGGAGCGATCGCGGCGCTCGCCTGA
- a CDS encoding NYN domain-containing protein yields MLRFVTFVDGSNLDGVLKHLNLRVDDYGAFYRHVFEQSVQYWGRTFAEGSPWPTAQHSRIYWYVVGKMDEWDLNDPKAESRLRARFEMNPRLRDAYVEEVLRSRPDLPAERRMEEAWNICFGETREWYDGKRRALERKKRFYHGVQSATDFVEIRQEGHWKVDLLHHSVNEKGLDTSLAVDMVALQETYDIALLISGDADGIPGINYVKGRAKHVGVAEFRKGSPADFPGKGTSSRLKIAADFVVQVYEADLLRRNLAYRAAEPDAQTSSSFGSTDPSY; encoded by the coding sequence ATGTTAAGGTTCGTCACGTTCGTGGACGGCTCCAACCTGGACGGCGTGCTCAAGCACCTGAACCTCCGGGTCGACGACTACGGCGCGTTCTATCGGCACGTCTTCGAGCAGAGCGTCCAGTACTGGGGCCGGACGTTCGCCGAGGGCTCGCCCTGGCCGACCGCCCAGCATTCGCGGATCTACTGGTACGTCGTCGGCAAGATGGACGAGTGGGACCTCAACGACCCCAAGGCCGAATCCCGCCTCCGCGCCCGATTCGAGATGAACCCGCGGCTCCGCGACGCCTACGTCGAGGAGGTGCTCCGCAGCCGCCCCGACCTGCCGGCGGAGCGGCGCATGGAAGAGGCCTGGAACATCTGCTTCGGCGAGACCCGCGAGTGGTACGACGGCAAGCGCCGGGCCCTGGAGCGGAAGAAGCGGTTCTACCACGGCGTCCAGTCGGCCACCGACTTCGTCGAGATCCGCCAGGAAGGCCACTGGAAAGTCGACCTGCTCCACCACTCGGTCAACGAGAAGGGGCTCGACACGAGCCTCGCCGTCGACATGGTGGCGCTGCAGGAGACCTATGACATCGCGCTTCTGATCTCGGGCGACGCCGACGGCATCCCGGGAATCAACTACGTCAAGGGCCGGGCCAAGCACGTCGGCGTGGCGGAGTTCCGCAAGGGCTCGCCGGCCGATTTCCCCGGCAAGGGGACCTCGTCGCGACTGAAGATCGCGGCCGACTTCGTCGTCCAGGTCTACGAGGCCGACCTCCTCCGCCGCAACCTGGCCTACCGGGCCGCCGAGCCCGACGCCCAGACGTCGTCGTCGTTCGGATCGACCGACCCCTCCTACTGA
- a CDS encoding prephenate dehydrogenase, with product MVGVGLIGGSIGMALRDRGLVDEVVGVGRDMGSLEQARARGAIDRATTDMADGVSRADVVVVCTPVGRVAEDVRRAADAAPRGALITDAGSTKRAIVEAVDKLPRAAEMFVAAHPLAGSERSGSAFARADLYEGRVCVLTPSTRTAPDRLRRAREFWSSLGTRIIEMGPAEHDEVVAYTSHLPHALAASLAATVPADWLPLAAGAFRDGTRVAGADTELWTAIFRDNRGPLMNAVGKLQDRLSSLKYALMNDDEESIRRWWNDARARRSLFESQKFPEA from the coding sequence GTGGTGGGCGTCGGTCTGATCGGCGGGTCGATCGGGATGGCCCTGCGTGACCGAGGGCTGGTGGACGAGGTCGTCGGCGTGGGCCGCGACATGGGAAGTTTGGAGCAGGCCCGCGCGCGAGGCGCGATCGACCGGGCGACGACCGACATGGCGGACGGGGTCTCCAGGGCCGACGTCGTCGTCGTCTGCACTCCCGTCGGCCGGGTCGCCGAGGACGTCCGACGCGCCGCCGATGCGGCCCCGAGGGGGGCCCTCATCACCGACGCCGGCAGCACGAAGCGGGCCATCGTGGAGGCGGTCGACAAGCTGCCCCGCGCCGCCGAGATGTTCGTCGCCGCCCACCCCCTGGCCGGCTCCGAGCGTTCCGGGTCGGCCTTCGCCCGCGCGGATCTCTACGAAGGCCGCGTCTGCGTCCTGACCCCCTCGACCCGCACGGCCCCCGACCGCCTGCGTCGAGCCCGCGAATTCTGGTCGAGCCTGGGGACCCGGATCATCGAGATGGGGCCCGCCGAGCACGACGAGGTGGTGGCCTACACCAGCCACCTGCCGCACGCCCTGGCGGCGTCGCTCGCGGCCACCGTCCCCGCCGACTGGCTCCCGCTCGCCGCCGGCGCCTTCCGCGACGGCACCCGCGTCGCCGGCGCCGACACCGAACTCTGGACGGCCATCTTCCGGGACAATCGCGGCCCCTTGATGAACGCCGTGGGCAAGCTCCAGGACCGGCTCTCCTCGCTCAAATACGCCCTGATGAACGACGACGAGGAGTCGATCCGCCGCTGGTGGAACGACGCCCGCGCCCGCCGCTCGCTCTTCGAATCCCAGAAATTCCCCGAGGCGTAG
- a CDS encoding FHA domain-containing protein: MSSTLTIGSNFECDLAIGVPSVSGRHCRLTREGPTIFLEDLGSRNGTYLNGNRIVGDARAVIAATDVVHLGSHLLDLDAALARLPLDEAPPPTTLTFRGREMVIGRTAGCDLVVDLPMISMRHARLYRSGADVLIEDLGSSNGTFVDGRRIEGAAVVPPGRLIGLGSASIRLDEGSWTWDRAEPAPSVPEAGAGRGAIRPETAVAVVLALVAAPLVVTTLVAASAAGGATRIFGLALAAPALGFLDAAVVSSLAVALGRRGVGASRSPGRSVAVAAIGVVQCLTLWLLGRWLGDLNGAGASALLVLALAAFVGAAAGFVVVAYVPGAPVVWVVTSAAWILTIGLLGGFAPELPTSLRPATALSPTRWAFEGLLTLASRGRHAAGEPGADLVERYFPADSDRMGLPAACAAMALAAVGLAAVAAGRPLVVRGGAAPAGTAFFSG, from the coding sequence ATGTCGAGCACGCTGACCATCGGTTCGAACTTCGAGTGCGACCTGGCGATCGGCGTCCCCTCGGTCTCCGGACGACACTGTCGCTTGACCCGAGAAGGGCCGACGATCTTCCTGGAGGATCTGGGCTCGCGAAACGGGACGTACCTGAACGGGAATCGGATCGTCGGGGATGCGCGGGCCGTCATCGCGGCGACGGACGTCGTGCACCTGGGGAGCCATCTCCTCGACCTGGATGCGGCGCTCGCGCGGCTTCCGCTCGACGAGGCGCCTCCGCCGACGACCCTGACCTTTCGGGGCCGCGAGATGGTGATCGGCCGGACGGCCGGATGCGACCTCGTCGTCGACCTGCCGATGATCTCGATGCGGCACGCCCGGCTTTACCGATCCGGGGCGGACGTCCTGATCGAGGACCTGGGCTCGTCGAACGGGACGTTCGTCGACGGCCGCCGGATCGAGGGGGCCGCGGTCGTGCCGCCCGGTCGGCTGATCGGCCTCGGGTCGGCCTCGATTCGGCTGGACGAGGGCTCGTGGACGTGGGACAGGGCCGAGCCCGCACCGAGCGTTCCGGAGGCCGGCGCGGGAAGGGGGGCGATCCGGCCGGAGACCGCCGTCGCGGTGGTCCTCGCCCTCGTCGCGGCACCGCTCGTGGTGACCACTCTCGTCGCCGCCTCGGCCGCCGGGGGGGCGACGCGGATCTTCGGCCTGGCGCTTGCCGCACCCGCGCTGGGGTTTTTGGACGCGGCCGTCGTCTCTTCCCTTGCCGTCGCCCTGGGCCGGCGGGGCGTCGGAGCGTCCCGATCGCCGGGGCGGTCGGTCGCCGTCGCGGCGATCGGCGTCGTCCAGTGTCTGACGCTGTGGCTCCTCGGCCGATGGCTGGGAGACCTGAACGGAGCGGGAGCGTCCGCACTTCTCGTGCTGGCCCTGGCCGCATTCGTCGGCGCGGCGGCGGGGTTCGTCGTGGTCGCGTACGTCCCGGGTGCTCCGGTCGTCTGGGTGGTTACGTCGGCGGCCTGGATCCTGACGATCGGGCTGCTGGGAGGCTTTGCCCCGGAGCTTCCGACCTCCCTCCGGCCGGCGACGGCGCTCTCGCCGACGCGATGGGCGTTCGAGGGCCTGCTGACGCTGGCGTCGCGCGGGAGGCACGCGGCGGGGGAGCCGGGGGCCGATCTGGTGGAGCGTTATTTCCCGGCGGACTCCGACCGGATGGGGCTCCCGGCCGCCTGCGCGGCGATGGCCCTGGCGGCGGTCGGGCTGGCGGCCGTCGCCGCGGGTCGGCCGCTCGTCGTCCGAGGGGGGGCGGCACCGGCGGGAACGGCCTTTTTCTCGGGCTGA
- a CDS encoding serine/threonine protein kinase, with protein MSSSPTQHPTDQTLVSFSQGTIDAMLRGPVEAHLAACEGCRRRAAHFADRKIDPGGEASSSASFDAIPRELLEHPDYEILRELGRGGMGVVYLAENRLMGRKEVLKVVGAHLVKRKGVLDRFHREIRAAAQLRHPNIVAALAATRFGECVVLAMEYVKGHDLAKLIERHGPLAVPVACNFIHQAALGLQHAHERGLVHRDVKPRNLMLTREANRPVVKILDFGLAKLTSETGIDGGLTHEGEILGTPHYIAPEQTVNPREADVRADIYSLGCTLYCLLTGRPPFRAESLYELLQAHHSRIAKPLDTLRPDVPTELSALVAKMIAKDPAHRFQTPAEVADALVPFFDATRGYELAKERPSSSTPASRESPYEADDLANEDGTNEGAAGFKGRRPWLATAAAASLLIVGAPTAWRLLTPTAMPSPAAATTHSGTTPALPTEVGEAHYEGDASDLVEIVAAISSAIGKRTIESGPSAPLMAHRPTEPPGAPQSPGFQARPAVPVQVEVPPTPEPAPASSTDVVPADPSASQPSELGPKDAAPVIEGAVDLDRLLEDLARYHGQEVEIADVLVIATTPFKRASNIPGGIGVRLKTKDGWTVSEGNGAIMKSDARLMVDGAMAQKFERVVADLGVRPSPKPVMPTVARVRVDAPRSAAPPSLTIVALEVLIGYDAVRLAAGNYGESFRSIKTTPNDAEIGFGDGPKWVERMGGEDKFVAMIRDKLKAARSNKAAAHRWAEANAFFNEVAAQSGRAIQQHERDYQESIRQIQGAR; from the coding sequence ATGTCCTCGAGCCCCACACAACACCCGACCGACCAGACGCTCGTCTCGTTCAGCCAGGGGACGATCGACGCCATGCTGCGAGGCCCCGTCGAGGCGCATCTGGCCGCCTGCGAGGGCTGTCGCAGGCGGGCGGCCCACTTTGCCGACCGGAAGATCGATCCGGGGGGGGAGGCCTCGTCCTCAGCGTCCTTCGACGCGATACCGAGGGAACTCCTCGAACATCCCGACTACGAGATCCTGCGCGAGTTGGGGCGGGGCGGCATGGGGGTCGTCTACCTGGCCGAGAACAGGCTCATGGGTCGGAAGGAGGTCCTCAAGGTCGTCGGAGCCCATCTGGTGAAACGGAAGGGGGTCCTGGACCGATTCCACCGCGAGATCCGGGCCGCGGCCCAACTCCGCCACCCGAACATCGTGGCGGCCCTCGCGGCGACGCGATTCGGCGAGTGCGTCGTCCTCGCGATGGAGTACGTGAAGGGCCACGATCTGGCCAAGCTGATCGAGCGTCATGGCCCGCTCGCCGTCCCGGTCGCTTGCAACTTCATCCACCAGGCGGCGCTGGGACTCCAGCACGCCCACGAACGTGGGCTGGTGCACCGCGACGTCAAACCCCGCAACCTGATGCTGACGCGCGAGGCGAATCGCCCGGTAGTCAAGATCCTCGACTTCGGCCTGGCGAAACTCACCAGCGAGACCGGCATCGACGGCGGCCTCACGCACGAAGGCGAGATCCTTGGAACGCCCCATTACATCGCCCCCGAGCAAACCGTAAACCCCCGCGAGGCCGACGTCAGGGCCGACATCTACAGCCTGGGCTGTACTCTCTACTGCCTCCTGACCGGCCGCCCACCCTTCAGGGCCGAGAGCCTCTACGAGTTGCTGCAGGCGCACCATTCGAGAATTGCGAAACCACTCGACACCCTCCGTCCCGACGTCCCGACCGAGCTGTCGGCCCTGGTCGCGAAGATGATCGCCAAGGATCCGGCGCATCGCTTCCAGACGCCGGCCGAGGTCGCGGACGCCCTCGTCCCCTTTTTCGATGCGACGCGGGGGTACGAACTGGCGAAGGAACGCCCGTCGTCCTCGACGCCGGCCTCCCGAGAGTCCCCGTACGAGGCCGACGACCTGGCGAACGAGGACGGGACGAACGAGGGCGCGGCCGGATTCAAGGGACGACGGCCCTGGCTCGCCACTGCGGCCGCGGCATCGCTTCTCATTGTCGGAGCGCCGACGGCCTGGCGCCTTCTCACGCCCACTGCCATGCCGTCGCCCGCCGCCGCGACGACCCACTCGGGAACGACTCCCGCTCTTCCCACCGAGGTGGGCGAGGCCCACTACGAGGGGGACGCCTCCGACCTCGTCGAAATCGTGGCCGCGATCAGCAGCGCGATCGGGAAACGGACGATCGAAAGCGGGCCGTCCGCCCCGTTGATGGCACACCGACCGACCGAACCACCGGGCGCTCCGCAGAGTCCGGGTTTCCAGGCGAGGCCCGCCGTCCCGGTTCAGGTCGAGGTCCCACCGACTCCCGAACCGGCGCCCGCCTCCTCCACCGACGTCGTGCCCGCGGATCCCTCCGCCTCCCAACCGAGCGAGTTGGGCCCCAAGGACGCCGCCCCGGTCATCGAGGGAGCCGTCGACCTGGACCGTCTCCTGGAGGACCTGGCCCGATATCACGGCCAGGAGGTCGAGATCGCCGACGTCCTGGTGATCGCCACGACTCCCTTCAAGCGAGCGTCGAACATCCCCGGAGGCATCGGCGTTCGACTGAAGACGAAGGACGGATGGACCGTCAGCGAAGGGAACGGCGCGATCATGAAAAGCGACGCCCGCTTGATGGTCGACGGGGCGATGGCGCAGAAGTTCGAGCGGGTCGTCGCCGACCTGGGGGTGAGGCCGTCCCCGAAGCCGGTGATGCCCACCGTCGCAAGGGTCCGGGTCGACGCCCCAAGGTCGGCGGCCCCGCCGAGCCTCACGATCGTGGCGCTCGAAGTGCTCATCGGCTACGACGCGGTGAGATTGGCCGCGGGGAACTACGGCGAGAGCTTCCGCTCGATCAAGACGACCCCGAACGACGCGGAAATCGGTTTCGGCGACGGCCCGAAATGGGTCGAGCGAATGGGGGGCGAGGACAAGTTCGTCGCGATGATTCGCGACAAGTTGAAGGCGGCCCGATCGAACAAGGCCGCAGCGCACCGGTGGGCCGAAGCCAACGCCTTCTTCAATGAGGTGGCCGCCCAGTCGGGACGCGCGATCCAGCAGCACGAACGAGACTATCAAGAATCCATCCGCCAGATCCAGGGAGCGCGCTGA